ACCGCGGCGAGATACCAGAACCCGCCATACTATCTCCGAAGAAGAGGTGGACCGGTAAGCAGCTAGTAAGCCTCTTCCTACCGAAAGACTTCAACTTCAAGGGTAAGGCAAGAGTATCAGCAGGCATATTCATGTGCGAGGACGAGTGGTGCTGGAACGACTCCTTCATAGTAATCAAGAAGGGTGAACTGCTAACCGGTGTCCTAGATAAGAAGGCTATTGGTGCTGAGCAACCAGAGAACATGATGCACTGGCTCGTGAAAGAGTATGGTACCGACTACGCCAGGTACGTGTACGACAACATGTTCAAGATGTTCATAAGGTTCATCGAGAAGAGAGGCTTCACAATGACTGTTGACGACGTTGCACTGCCACCCGAGGCACATGAAAAGATAAAGGTTGTACTAAGGGAGGCTGAGGAGAGAGTTAAGGAGCTAATTGAGCAGTATCGTCAGGGCAAGCTAGAGCCTGTACCCGGCAGAACGCTAGAGGAGACTCTCGAGCTACGTATCCTCGACGCGCTATCCGATGCCCGTAAGAAGGTTGAAGACATTGTCGTGAACTACCTTGACCCATTCAACAACGTCTTCATAATGGCCCGTACTGGTGCGCGCGGCAACGAGCTGAACATAACCCAGATGGCTGCACTACTAGGCCAGCAGTCCGTACGCGGCGAGAGAATATACCGCGGCTACCGCGACAGATTCCTGCCACACTTCAAGCCAGGCGACCTGGGTCCAGCAGCCCGTGGCTTCGTCTACCACAGCTTCTACCTCGGCCTAACACCAGTAGAGGTGTTCTTCCACGCTGCCGGCGGCCGTGAAGGCCTGGTAGACACTGCTGTCCGTACATCGCAGAGCGGCTACATGCAGAGAAGGCTGATCAACGCACTGCAGGACCTACGAGTAGAGTACGACGGAACAGTTAGAACCCCCTACGGCGAGATAGTACAGTTCAGCTATGGCGAAGACGGTGTAGACCCGATGAAGAGCGCCCATGGCAAGGCCGTAAACATAGACCGCGAAATAGAGCGTGTAATAGGCTGGAGGGTGTAGCGGGATGCCAGCTGTGCAGGGCCTCATACATGAATGGGAGAAGCTTGAGGAGCAGATAAGACCCGCACTCGAAGATGCTGCTAGAAGGCTACCAAAGAGAATCTACGACGAGTTAGTAGAGAAGTTAAAGGCAACAACAGAGAAGCACGGACTTACACCCGAGGAAGCCAAGAAGATAATTGTCAACGTCCTATATGAGTACGAGTATAGCAAGGTTGAACCAGGCGAGCCAGTGGGTACGGTGGCAGCACAATCCATTGGCGAGCCAGGCACACAGATGACCCTACGTACATTCCACTACGCTGGCATACGTGAGTTCAACGTTACGCTAGGCCTACCACGCTTCATAGAACTTGTGGATGCCAGGAGGGAGCCTTCAACACCAATAATGCACATTTACCTGGACGAGGAGCACCGCTATGATGAGAATAAGGCTAAGGAGGTTGCCCGCCGCATAGAGTTTACGAGGGTCATCAACGTAGCGTCGGAAGTTGACATAGACCTTGTCAACATGAGAATGGTTATCAAACTTGACCCAGTAATGCTTGAGGATAAAGGAGTGACTGTAGAGCAGGTGAAGAAGGCCCTAGAAAGGCTTAAGCTCGGCAAGGTTGAGCAAGACCCATCCAACCCATTAGTACTCTACATACCGATAGAGATTAGTGAAGGCTTTAGCATTATAGACCTTCAGAAGAAGAGGGAGAAGATCCTCAACGCGAAGATAAAGGGTATAAGGAAGAT
This DNA window, taken from Hyperthermus butylicus DSM 5456, encodes the following:
- the rpoA2 gene encoding DNA-directed RNA polymerase subunit A'', which codes for MPAVQGLIHEWEKLEEQIRPALEDAARRLPKRIYDELVEKLKATTEKHGLTPEEAKKIIVNVLYEYEYSKVEPGEPVGTVAAQSIGEPGTQMTLRTFHYAGIREFNVTLGLPRFIELVDARREPSTPIMHIYLDEEHRYDENKAKEVARRIEFTRVINVASEVDIDLVNMRMVIKLDPVMLEDKGVTVEQVKKALERLKLGKVEQDPSNPLVLYIPIEISEGFSIIDLQKKREKILNAKIKGIRKIRRVIIQSITGPDGRTEYFLVTEGSNLKEVLEVPGVDPRRIYTNSIHEIEEVLGIEAARTMLIREMKDVLDEQGLDVDIRHLMLVADIMTMTGRVRQIGRHGVSGEKPSPFARAAFEMTTQNLYAAAVEGEVDRLLGVAETVIVGGVIRVGTGMVEVRMSPTALARTVKGSTGAGAGSG